In Aegilops tauschii subsp. strangulata cultivar AL8/78 chromosome 3, Aet v6.0, whole genome shotgun sequence, one genomic interval encodes:
- the LOC109775561 gene encoding polynucleotide 5'-hydroxyl-kinase NOL9: MKHRRRSKQQKLDSLPPPASPAIRAACPIPSPSASPKSPAPATPPPEQAPEVVVPDDWALATEVIASDLSSPVVLVCGPSNSGKSTFTRLLLNKLLPSYGRIGYLDTDVGQPEFSPPGCLSLHIADEAIADMWNPVLREAERCCFYGDISSKGDPESYLNSLFLLYNYFVEKYRCPGSEVLPLIVNTPGWVKGTGFDMLVEMLRYICPTIVVPIRTRMQRKNLPDGMFWLTGGETEPKVITIDAASRDSLSKSSLKRKDGGGMRERRLVEYFKQCFSSDISLATNKELAYALASLPPYEVSFSDVTVMHLHCEVPRTEIWHSLNATIVGLASSCDTPATAHAIPWCVGLGIVRGIDVQRGLLYVITPVAVEHLQSVDLLLQGLIEIPRSVLQVKGCESPYMSTNVRDKITGKDLYASNLNSPLSRQDDGDSDSDADTM, from the exons ATGAAGCACCGCCGGCGGTCGAAGCAGCAGAAGCTCGACTCCCTACCTCCCCCTGCGTCCCCGGCCATCCGCGCTGCATGCCCCATCCCAAGCCCGAGCGCCAGCCCCAAAAGCCCTGCCCCCGCCACTCCTCCACCGGAGCAGGCGCCGGAAGTGGTAGTCCCTGACGACTGGGCCTTGGCCACCGAAGTCATCGCCTCCGACCTCTCATCTCCGGTCGTCCTCGTGTGCGGCCCCTCCAACAGCGGCAAGTCGACCTTCACCCGCCTCCTCCTCAACAAGCTGCTCCCCAG CTACGGGAGGATTGGGTATCTCGACACAGACGTGGGGCAGCCGGAGTTCTCGCCGCCGGGCTGTCTCTCTCTGCACATCGCTGATGAAGCTATCGCAG ATATGTGGAACCCGGTTCTGCGGGAGGCCGAAAG GTGCTGCTTCTACGGTGATATATCTTCAAAAGGGGATCCAGAATCATATCTGAACTCTTTATTTCTCTTGTATAACTACTTCGTTGAAAAATATCGTTGTCCTGGGAGTGAAGTGCTTCCTTTGATTGTCAATACTCCTGGATGGGTGAAAG GTACTGGTTTTGATATGCTTGTAGAGATGCTAAGGTATATCTGTCCCACAATTGTTGTTCCGATACGCACCAGAATGCAGAGAAAGAATCTCCCTGATGGAATGTTTTGGTTAACCGGTGGGGAAACAGAACCTAAAGTGATTACAATTGATgctgcaagtcgtgattccttgTCAAAATC ATCGTTAAAGCGGAAAGATGGGGGTGGAATGCGTGAACGGCGGCTTGTGGAGTACTTTAAACAATGTTTTTCAAGTGACATATCACTGGCAACAAACAAAGAGCTTGCTTATGCCCTAGCGTCACTGCCACCCTATGAAGTATCATTTTCAGATGTTACAGTTATGCATCTTCATTGCGAG GTACCCCGTACTGAGATATGGCATAGTCTGAATGCAACCATAGTTGGCTTGGCAAGTAGTTGTGACACACCTGCGACAGCCCATGCAATTCCTTGGTGTGTTGGGCTTg GTATTGTCAGAGGCATCGATGTGCAAAGGGGCCTGTTATATGTTATCACTCCTGTTGCTGTTGAACATCTTCAAAGCGTAGATCTGCTGCTGCAGGGTCTCATTGAGATTCCGCGATCTGTTCTGCAG GTCAAGGGATGCGAGTCGCCGTACATGTCCACCAATGTGCGGGACAAGATAACGGGGAAGGATCTGTACGCGAGTAATCTCAACAGCCCACTGTCCAGACAGGATGACGGCGATTCCGATTCGGATGCAGATACTATGTAA
- the LOC109775582 gene encoding uncharacterized protein: MTTQTQDLSQALVVSDSQFASSFVEDSQPMSEMAPDSEVFESDSLYVPVVLVEPTTVAAAAAAALKLAAAKAKKDSRSNNMKWQPFMSTFVLNKMCELISSGVRTDKGFKEVHLNTVAKQVFEFCGQEVSATQVYNHLRKWRSRWIQVSKLRDLSGASWDENTCSIVLEAEHYAGHVADHPRDAEFLNTLIQNYNQMQHIFSFGLATGKHAMGSGEPLGSPMPDFPGTPDVEILDGPDKPAAKPFDKPFDPVDRKRKRGGLLEEEINVFCRMTGAVKEVATAIRECKPLDVHPDLYAAVMTQGGFSDEALMAALSHLLDNKAQGVGFVAMANAHRMLWLRSWLGKHYY, translated from the exons ATGACCACGCAGACGCAAGATCTTAGTCAGGCCCTTGTCGTGTCCGACAGCCAGTTTGCTTCATCGTTTGTCGAGGACTCGCAGCCTATGTCCGAGATGGCACCTGATTCAGAGGTGTTCGAGTCTGATTCCCTCTATGTGCCAGTAGTGCTCGTTGAGCCAActactgttgctgctgctgctgccgctgcacTCAAGCTAGCAGCAGCAAAGGCAAAGAAGGATAGTAGGTCGAACAACATGAAGTGGCAGCCGTTCATGTCCACGTTCGTgctgaacaagatgtgtgagcTCATCTCTAGTGGAGTTAGGACTGACAAGGGCTTCAAGGAGGTGCACTTGAACACCGTTGCGAAGCAGGTGTTCGAGTTCTGTGGGCAAGAGGTGTCTGCCACCCAGGTGTACAACCACCTGAGGAAGTGGAGAAGTCGATGGATCCAAGTGTCCAAGCTGAGAGACCTTAGCGGTGCCTCATGGGATGAGAACACTTGCTCCATAGTTCTGGAGGCAGAGCACTACGCCGGCCATGTCGCG GACCACCCAAGGGACGCTGAGTTCCTCAACACACTCATCCAGAACTACAACCAGATGCAGCATATCTTCTCCTTCGGGCTGGCAACTGGGAAGCATGCCATGGGCTCGGGGGAGCCTCTTGGTTCTCCCATGCCTGACTTCCCTGGGACCCCAGACGTCGAGATCCTTGATGGCCCTGACAAGCCCGCTGCGAAGCCCTTCGACAAGCCATTTGACCCCGTTGATAGGAAGAGGAAGAGAGGAGGCCTGTTGGAGGAGGAGATCAATGTCTTCTGCCGCATGACTGGGGCGGTGAAGGAGGTGGCAACAGCCATCAGGGAGTGCAAGCCCCTCGACGTCCACCCTGACCTGTATGCCGCTGTCATGACCCAGGGTGGCTTCAGCGACGAGGCTCTCATGGCAGCTCTCAGCCACCTGCTTGACAACAAGGCCCAGGGTGTTGGGTTCGTTGCCATGGCCAACGCTCACAGGATGCtgtggctcaggagctggctggGCAAGCACTACTACTAG
- the LOC109775592 gene encoding 17.5 kDa class II heat shock protein-like — MAGIVFGLENPMMTALQHLLDIPDGEAGNTAGGEKQGPTRAYVRDARAMAATPADVKELPGAYAFVVDMPGLGSGDIQVQVEDERVLVISGERRREEKEDAKYLRMERRMGKLMRKFVLPENADMEKISAVCHDGVLTVSVEKVPPPEPKKPKTIQVQVA; from the coding sequence ATGGCGGGCATAGTGTTCGGCTTGGAGAACCCGATGATGACCGCCCTGCAGCACCTGCTGGACATCCCGGACGGCGAGGCCGGCAACACCGCCGGCGGCGAGAAGCAGGGCCCGACGCGCGCCTACGTCCGGGACGCGCGCGCCATGGCGGCCACCCCCGCCGACGTGAAGGAGCTGCCGGGCGCGTACGCGTTCGTGGTGGACATGCCGGGGCTCGGGTCCGGCGACATCCAGGTGCAAGTGGAGGACGAGCGGGTGCTGGTCATtagcggcgagcggcggagggAGGAGAAGGAGGACGCCAAGTACCTGCGGATGGAGCGCCGCATGGGCAAGCTGATGCGCAAGTTCGTGCTGCCAGAGAATGCTGACATGGAGAAGATCTCCGCCGTGTGCCACGACGGCGTGCTCACCGTCTCCGTCGAGAAGGTGCCGCCGCCCGAGCCCAAGAAGCCCAAGACCATCCAGGTCCAGGTCGCCTGA
- the LOC109775571 gene encoding 17.5 kDa class II heat shock protein translates to MAGMVFGLENPMMTALQHLLDIPDGEAGNTAGGEKQGPTRAYVRDARAMAATPADVKELPGAYAFVVDMPGLGSGDIKVQVEDERVLVISGERRREEKEEAKYMRMERRMGKLMRKFVLPENADMEKISAACRDGVLTVTVEKLPPPEPKKPKTIQVQVA, encoded by the coding sequence ATGGCGGGCATGGTGTTCGGCTTGGAGAACCCGATGATGACGGCGCTGCAGCACCTGCTGGACATCCCGGACGGCGAGGCCGGCAACACCGCCGGCGGCGAGAAGCAGGGCCCGACGCGCGCCTACGTCCGGGACGCGCGCGCCATGGCGGCCACCCCGGCCGACGTTAAGGAGCTGCCGGGCGCGTACGCGTTCGTGGTGGACATGCCGGGGCTGGGGTCCGGCGACATCAAGGTGCAGGTGGAGGACGAGCGGGTGCTGGTGATCAGCGGCGAGCGCAGGAGGGAGGAGAAGGAGGAAGCCAAGTACATGCGGATGGAGCGCCGCATGGGCAAGCTGATGCGCAAGTTCGTGCTGCCAGAGAACGCCGACATGGAGAAGATCTCCGCCGCGTGCCGCGACGGCGTGCTCACCGTCACCGTCGAGAAGCTGCCGCCGCCCgagccgaagaagcccaagaccATCCAGGTCCAGGTCGCCTGA